From the genome of Triticum aestivum cultivar Chinese Spring chromosome 3B, IWGSC CS RefSeq v2.1, whole genome shotgun sequence, one region includes:
- the LOC123069342 gene encoding proline-rich receptor-like protein kinase PERK1 isoform X2 translates to MSSPPAAPGPASPPGNRTAPPPASAPPATNSTPPSPPAPAASSPPPSSPLPPPSTPAAPPPSSGTTPATPSLPPPTAPGAPAAPSPPSTTPSPPTDRPTPSAQASPPPPSSALNTATVAGIAVGGLIALLLASLLCFCMLKKKRRHHPHHPPPPPPPHHLHYYGHPPPPPPPPPFKGDQYGWQHNAPPPPPDHVVKMNSHPSSKPPPPPVNVNSSGSGSHFSGGGENRPLQSPFGNALSFSKCTFTYEELAVATNEFSDANLLGQGGFGFVHKGVLPDGTEVAIKQLRDGSGQGEREFQAEVEIISRVHHKHLVTLVGYCISEDKRLLVYEFVPNNTLEFHLHGRRGPTMDWPSRLRIALGSAKGLAYLHEDCHPKIIHRDIKASNILLDYRCEAKVADFGLAKLTSDNNTHVSTRVMGTFGYLAPEYASSGKLTEKSDVFSFGVMLLELITGRRPVSSKQAHMDDSLVDWARPLMTQALEDGNHDALVDPHLGIDFSDNEMARMIACAAACVRHSARRRPRMSQVVRALEGDVSLDDLHEGVRPGHSRFMGSHASSEYDTSQYNEDLKKFRKMALGTSSFQSSQLTPSSDEHERQDPSVQSSDGHRQTQEVELGTTKRDDGDVESQTSMR, encoded by the exons ATGtcgtcgccgcccgccgcgccggGCCCGGCTTCGCCGCCGGGGAACCGCACGGCCCCGCCCCCGGCCTCGGCTCCGCCCGCTACCAACTCGACGCCCCCTTCGCCGCCGGCGCCAGCGGCATCCTCGCCGCCGCCCTCTTCTCCCCTGCCACCGCCGTCgacgcccgccgcgccgcccccgTCCTCCGGCACCACTCCCGCGACGCCCTCCCTCCCGCCTCCCACGGCCCCCGGGGCGCCCGCCGCGCCGTCTCCCCCGTCGACCACGCCGTCCCCGCCGACCGACCGTCCGACGCCGTCCGCCcaggcctcgccgccgccgccgagctcggcgCTCAACACGGCCACGGTGGCGGGGATCGCGGTGGGCGGGCTGATCGCGCTGCTGCTCGCCAGCCTGCTCTGCTTCTGCATGCTCAAGAAGAAGAGGCGGCACCACCCGCACCACCCTCCGCCTCCCCCGCCGCCCCACCACCTGCACTACTAcgggcacccgccgccgccgccgcccccgccgccgttcAAAG GGGATCAATATGGGTGGCAGCATAatgcccctccaccaccccctgATCATGTCGTGAAGATGAATTCACATCCTTCCTCTAAACCGCCACCTCCTCCGGTCAATGTAAACAGCAGTGGTTCGGGTTCACATTTCTCAGGTGGTGGTGAGAACAGACCCCTGCAATCACCGTTTGGCAACGCCCTCAGCTTCTCGAAATGCACTTTTACTTATGAAGAGTTGGCCGTGGCGACCAATGAATTCTCCGATGCTAATCTTCTCGGGCAAGGTGGTTTTGGGTTTGTTCACAAAGGGGTGCTGCCAGATGGCACAGAAGTTGCCATTAAGCAATTGAGAGATGGAAGTGGGCAGGGAGAGCGTGAGTTCCAGGCAGAGGTTGAGATTATCAGCCGAGTACATCATAAACATCTCGTGACGTTAGTTGGTTATTGCATTTCTGAAGACAAGAGGTTGCTTGTCTATGAGTTTGTTCCCAATAACACATTAGAATTCCATTTACATG GAAGGCGTGGACCAACTATGGACTGGCCTTCAAGACTACGTATTGCTTTGGGTTCTGCGAAGGGATTGGCGTATCTTCACGAAGACT GCCATCCAAAGATCATTCATCGTGACATAAAGGCATCAAATATTCTTCTGGATTACAGATGTGAAGCTAAG GTGGCAGATTTTGGACTTGCAAAGTTAACCTCTGATAATAACACCCATGTTTCCACCAGAGTAATGGGCACATTTGG GTACCTTGCACCAGAGTATGCTTCTTCTGGCAAGCTAACTGAGAAATCAGATGTCTTTTCTTTTGGAGTAATGCTTCTCGAGTTAATAACTGGGCGCCGTCCTGTAAGTTCAAAACAAGCGCATATGGATGACAGCTTGGTTGACTGG GCAAGGCCTTTGATGACACAAGCACTCGAGGATGGTAATCACGATGCTTTAGTGGATCCCCACTTAGGAATCGACTTCAGTGATAACGAGATGGCAAGGATGATCGCCTGCGCAGCCGCATGCGTACGCCATTCTGCACGGCGACGTCCACGCATGAGCCAG GTTGTTCGGGCCCTGGAAGGCGACGTGTCGCTGGACGATCTGCACGAAGGCGTCCGGCCTGGCCACAGCCGGTTCATGGGATCGCACGCCAGCTCCGAGTATGACACGAGCCAGTACAACGAGGACCTGAAGAAGTTCAGGAAGATGGCGCTCGGCACCAGCAGCTTCCAGAGCAGCCAGCTAACGCCGTCCAGCGACGAGCACGAGCGCCAGGACCCGTCCGTCCAGAGCAGCGACGGTCATCGGCAGACGCAGGAGGTGGAGTTGGGGACTACCAAGAGAGACGACGGCGACGTCGAGAGCCAGACTTCCATGAGATGA
- the LOC123069342 gene encoding proline-rich receptor-like protein kinase PERK1 isoform X1 has protein sequence MSSPPAAPGPASPPGNRTAPPPASAPPATNSTPPSPPAPAASSPPPSSPLPPPSTPAAPPPSSGTTPATPSLPPPTAPGAPAAPSPPSTTPSPPTDRPTPSAQASPPPPSSALNTATVAGIAVGGLIALLLASLLCFCMLKKKRRHHPHHPPPPPPPHHLHYYGHPPPPPPPPPFKGDQYGWQHNAPPPPPDHVVKMNSHPSSKPPPPPVNVNSSGSGSHFSGGGENRPLQSPFGNALSFSKCTFTYEELAVATNEFSDANLLGQGGFGFVHKGVLPDGTEVAIKQLRDGSGQGEREFQAEVEIISRVHHKHLVTLVGYCISEDKRLLVYEFVPNNTLEFHLHGRRGPTMDWPSRLRIALGSAKGLAYLHEDCELTHTYLLVMLFFFFFTFKKVCSCSVMILFLYFVGHPKIIHRDIKASNILLDYRCEAKVADFGLAKLTSDNNTHVSTRVMGTFGYLAPEYASSGKLTEKSDVFSFGVMLLELITGRRPVSSKQAHMDDSLVDWARPLMTQALEDGNHDALVDPHLGIDFSDNEMARMIACAAACVRHSARRRPRMSQVVRALEGDVSLDDLHEGVRPGHSRFMGSHASSEYDTSQYNEDLKKFRKMALGTSSFQSSQLTPSSDEHERQDPSVQSSDGHRQTQEVELGTTKRDDGDVESQTSMR, from the exons ATGtcgtcgccgcccgccgcgccggGCCCGGCTTCGCCGCCGGGGAACCGCACGGCCCCGCCCCCGGCCTCGGCTCCGCCCGCTACCAACTCGACGCCCCCTTCGCCGCCGGCGCCAGCGGCATCCTCGCCGCCGCCCTCTTCTCCCCTGCCACCGCCGTCgacgcccgccgcgccgcccccgTCCTCCGGCACCACTCCCGCGACGCCCTCCCTCCCGCCTCCCACGGCCCCCGGGGCGCCCGCCGCGCCGTCTCCCCCGTCGACCACGCCGTCCCCGCCGACCGACCGTCCGACGCCGTCCGCCcaggcctcgccgccgccgccgagctcggcgCTCAACACGGCCACGGTGGCGGGGATCGCGGTGGGCGGGCTGATCGCGCTGCTGCTCGCCAGCCTGCTCTGCTTCTGCATGCTCAAGAAGAAGAGGCGGCACCACCCGCACCACCCTCCGCCTCCCCCGCCGCCCCACCACCTGCACTACTAcgggcacccgccgccgccgccgcccccgccgccgttcAAAG GGGATCAATATGGGTGGCAGCATAatgcccctccaccaccccctgATCATGTCGTGAAGATGAATTCACATCCTTCCTCTAAACCGCCACCTCCTCCGGTCAATGTAAACAGCAGTGGTTCGGGTTCACATTTCTCAGGTGGTGGTGAGAACAGACCCCTGCAATCACCGTTTGGCAACGCCCTCAGCTTCTCGAAATGCACTTTTACTTATGAAGAGTTGGCCGTGGCGACCAATGAATTCTCCGATGCTAATCTTCTCGGGCAAGGTGGTTTTGGGTTTGTTCACAAAGGGGTGCTGCCAGATGGCACAGAAGTTGCCATTAAGCAATTGAGAGATGGAAGTGGGCAGGGAGAGCGTGAGTTCCAGGCAGAGGTTGAGATTATCAGCCGAGTACATCATAAACATCTCGTGACGTTAGTTGGTTATTGCATTTCTGAAGACAAGAGGTTGCTTGTCTATGAGTTTGTTCCCAATAACACATTAGAATTCCATTTACATG GAAGGCGTGGACCAACTATGGACTGGCCTTCAAGACTACGTATTGCTTTGGGTTCTGCGAAGGGATTGGCGTATCTTCACGAAGACTGTGAGCTCACACACACATACCTACTCGTTatgcttttctttttctttttcacgtTCAAAAAGGTATGTAGCTGTTCTGTCATGATTTTATTTCTGTACTTCGTAGGCCATCCAAAGATCATTCATCGTGACATAAAGGCATCAAATATTCTTCTGGATTACAGATGTGAAGCTAAG GTGGCAGATTTTGGACTTGCAAAGTTAACCTCTGATAATAACACCCATGTTTCCACCAGAGTAATGGGCACATTTGG GTACCTTGCACCAGAGTATGCTTCTTCTGGCAAGCTAACTGAGAAATCAGATGTCTTTTCTTTTGGAGTAATGCTTCTCGAGTTAATAACTGGGCGCCGTCCTGTAAGTTCAAAACAAGCGCATATGGATGACAGCTTGGTTGACTGG GCAAGGCCTTTGATGACACAAGCACTCGAGGATGGTAATCACGATGCTTTAGTGGATCCCCACTTAGGAATCGACTTCAGTGATAACGAGATGGCAAGGATGATCGCCTGCGCAGCCGCATGCGTACGCCATTCTGCACGGCGACGTCCACGCATGAGCCAG GTTGTTCGGGCCCTGGAAGGCGACGTGTCGCTGGACGATCTGCACGAAGGCGTCCGGCCTGGCCACAGCCGGTTCATGGGATCGCACGCCAGCTCCGAGTATGACACGAGCCAGTACAACGAGGACCTGAAGAAGTTCAGGAAGATGGCGCTCGGCACCAGCAGCTTCCAGAGCAGCCAGCTAACGCCGTCCAGCGACGAGCACGAGCGCCAGGACCCGTCCGTCCAGAGCAGCGACGGTCATCGGCAGACGCAGGAGGTGGAGTTGGGGACTACCAAGAGAGACGACGGCGACGTCGAGAGCCAGACTTCCATGAGATGA
- the LOC123069343 gene encoding ras-related protein Rab7, with protein MASRRRMLLKVIILGDSGVGKTSLMNQYVNNKFSNQYKATIGADFLTKEVKIDDRLFTLQIWDTAGQERFQSLGVAFYRGADCCVLVYDVNVTKSFEKLNNWREEFLIQASPSDPENFPFVLLGNKIDVDGGNSRTVSEKKAKAWCASKGNIPYFETSAKEGFNVEAAFECIARNAIKNEPEEDIYLPDTIDMGGAGRQQRSSGCEC; from the exons ATGGCGTCGCGCCGGCGAATGCTCCTCAAGGTCATCATCCTCGGCGACAGCGG GGTCGGGAAGACGTCGCTGATGAACCA GTACGTCAACAACAAGTTCAGCAACCAGTACAAGGCCACCATCGGCGCCGATTTCCTCACCAAGGAGGTCAAGATCGACGACCGCCTCTTCACTCTACAG ATATGGGACACGGCAGGACAGGAACGTTTTCAGAGTCTTGGTGTGGCGTTTTATCGGGGAGCTGACTGTTGTGTTCTTGTATATGATGTCAATGTTACCAAGTCATTTGAAAAACTCAACAACTGGCGTGAGGAATTTCTAATTCAA GCTAGCCCGTCAGATCCAGAGAATTTTCCTTTTGTTTTACTTGGAAACAAGATTGATGTTGATGGTGGTAACAGCAGGACT GTTTCTGAGAAAAAAGCTAAAGCCTGGTGTGCTTCCAAGGGAAACATCCCTTATTTTGAGACGTCTGCTAAAGAAGGCTTCAATGTGGAAGCAGCTTTCGAGTGTATAGCAAGGAATGCCATCAAGAATGAACCTGAAGAAGATAT ATATCTCCCTGATACAATCGACATGGGCGGTGCTGGAAGGCAACAACGCTCGTCAGGTTGTGAATGCTAG